GGAGCAGCCAGACTTCGTTCGCGGCGTTCTGAATCTTCGCGGCGTCATTGTTCCGATCGTAGACCTCCGATGTCGCTTTGGTTTGGGGTCGACGGAGGCAACGTCACTGCACGTCATGATTATCGCGTCGATCGATCAAAGCCTCGTCGGGCTGCTTGCGGACAACGTCTCGGACATTATCGCAATCGAGCCGGCGACGATCAAACCGATCCCTCGCGTCAGCCCAAGCAAACACTCCGTCTTCTTGAAGGGATTGGCGACCATCGACACCGACATGATCGCGATCATCGAGCTCGACGCCCTGCTCGGCGAGCACGCTCGCATGACGGGAAATGAATTCGCCAAAATTGTCCCTCAATAACCCTCCACAACGAGAAACCATCATGAAAATTCGCAAGTCCCTGACCGCATTCGGAGCAATACTGGCTTCGGCGGTCGTGGTCGCCACGCTCGCGGGCAGCATCG
The Rhodoplanes sp. Z2-YC6860 genome window above contains:
- a CDS encoding chemotaxis protein CheW encodes the protein MSEPIAAGTQINDAGRSASANANAAAAPGLAQFISFKIGDETYGVDIMAVREIKGWTEITQLPEQPDFVRGVLNLRGVIVPIVDLRCRFGLGSTEATSLHVMIIASIDQSLVGLLADNVSDIIAIEPATIKPIPRVSPSKHSVFLKGLATIDTDMIAIIELDALLGEHARMTGNEFAKIVPQ